In Lathamus discolor isolate bLatDis1 chromosome 1, bLatDis1.hap1, whole genome shotgun sequence, the following are encoded in one genomic region:
- the RANGAP1 gene encoding ran GTPase-activating protein 1 — MASEDITKLVESLAKTKVGGGQLSFKGQSLKLNTAEDAEGVTKQIEEFDGLEALRLEGNTVGVEAAKVIAKALEKKSELKRCHWSDMFTGRLRSEIPPALIALGDALIAAGAQLVELDLSDNAFGPDGVRGFEALLKSPACYTLRELKLNNCGMGIGGGKILAGALKECHRKSSTQGKPLALKVFVAGRNRLENDGATALAEAFGIIGTLEEVHMPQNGINHPGITALAQAFAINPLLKVINLNDNTFTEKGAVAMAETLKLLRQIEAINFGDCLVRSKGAVAIADAVKEGLHKLKELNLSFCEIKRDAALTVAEAVEDKTELEKLDLNGNCLGEEGCEQLHEILEGFNMGTVLGSLSDDEGEEEDDEEDEEEDEDEEEEEQQQLKERGQGEQESLTPKKIIDSQDSTPVPSPPVDVATFLAFPSPEKLLRLGPKCSMLIAQQTDTSDVEKVVTTLLRISSVFKDEAPVKTAVHETTDALMKKAFTSATFNSDAFVTSLLVHMGLLKSEEKVKVAPSLYGILMTLNHMVQQDYFPKSLAPVLSAFVTKPNRALDSCSFARHMLLQTLHQL, encoded by the exons atggcaTCAGAAGACATCACTAAGCTTGTGGAGTCACTTGCCAAAACGAAAGTGGGTGGTGGACAGTTGAGCTTCAAAGGCCAGAGCCTTAAACTCAATACAGCTGAAGATG CTGAAGGAGTTACCAAGCAAATTGAGGAGTTTGATGGCCTTGAGGCATTGCGCCTGGAAGGCAACACGGTGGGTGTGGAGGCAGCAAAGGTCATTGCCAAAGCCTTGGAGAAGAAATCGGAGCTCAAG AGGTGCCATTGGAGTGACATGTTCACAGGGAGGTTAAGGTCTGAGATCCCTCCCGCTTTG ATAGCTTTGGGGGATGCACTCattgctgctggagcccagctGGTGGAGCTGGACCTGAGTGACAATGCCTTTGGGCCAGATGGAGTGCGTGGCTTTGAGGCACTGCTGAAAAGCCCTGCGTGCTACACCCTACGGGAGCTCAAGCTCAACAACTGTGGCATGGGCATTGGCGGTGGCAAG ATATTGGCAGGTGCTCTAAAGGAGTGTCACAGGAAATCAAGTACCCAGGGCAAGCCTCTTGCTTTGAAAGTATTTGTGGCTGGCAGAAATCGTCTGGAGAATGATGGTGCCACTGCTCTGGCTGAAGCTTTTGGG ATCATTGGGACCCTAGAAGAGGTCCATATGCCACAGAATGGAATTAACCATCCTGGCATCACAGCACTGGCCCAGGCCTTTGCTATCAACCCACTGCTTAAGGTTATAAACTTGAATGACAACACCTTCACAGAGAAAGGAGCTGTGGCCATGGCAGAG ACTCTGAAGCTACTTCGGCAGATTGAAGCGATCAACTTTGGAGACTGCCTGGTGCGTTCGAAGGGTGCTGTTGCTATTGCTGATGCTGTTAAAGAAGGGCTTCATAAATTAAAG GAACTGAATTTGTCCTTCTGTGAGATCAAACGAGATGCTGCTCTGACAGTTGCTGAGGCTGTTGAAGATAAGACAGAGTTGGAGAAATTGGATCTCAATG GTAACTGTCTGGGAGAAGAGGGATGTGAGCAACTCCATGAGATTCTTGAAGGCTTCAATATGGGAACTGTGCTGGGATCTTTGAG TGATgatgaaggggaggaggaagatgatgaagaggatgaggaggaggatgaagatgaggaggaagaagaacaGCAACAGCTGAAGGAGAGAGGACAGGGAGAACAGGAGTCACTCACTCCTAAGAAGATAATTGATTCACAG GATTCAACTCCAGTGCCATCTCCTCCTGTGGATGTTGCCACATTCCTTGCTTTCCCATCACCAGAGAAGTTGCTGCGACTAGGACCAAAGTGCTCTATGCTGATAGCTCAGCAG aCAGATACATCTGATGTGGAAAAAGTAGTTACAACTCTGCTAAGGATATCATCGGTTTTCAAAGATGAAGCCCCAGTGAAAACAGCAGTGCATGAAACAACAG ATGCCTTGATGAAAAAAGCCTTCACTTCTGCCACATTTAATTCAGATGCATTTGTCACAAGCCTCTTGGTCCACATGGGATTACTTAAG AGTGAAGAGAAGGTCAAAGTTGCCCCAAGCCTCTATGGTATTCTTATGACCCTGAATCATATGGTCCAGCAAGATTATTTCCCGAAATCTCTGGCCCcagttctttctgcttttgtgaCAAA ACCAAACCGTGCTCTTGACTCCTGCTCCTTTGCTCGCCACATGCTCTTACAAACCCTCCACCAGCTGTAG
- the CHADL gene encoding chondroadherin-like protein isoform X1 yields the protein MRLSWGLFLLTVALGETAAARCPAPCVCDNLRAHVLCLNGSLTAVPTAIPQKLDLRGNSFSVIPAGAFLGTLYLTHLDLQRCKVEKLEEGAFRGLGRLVYLNLASNDIAILYQESLDGLSSLQQLILEGNRIEEIQPGAFGHLGSLTVLDLRTNALVYLPDMVFQGLVVLRWLRLSHNTLHVLGSEAFAALPALRRLSLDHNELQALPGEALARLDGVTRLDMGHNPITCLAEEALAMASLKHLFLDHAALQDVAAEAFTRSPRLRTLDLQANQLQGLPALAGAGALVRVNLASNPLLCSCLLRPFHDWLVRERVQVEGTCAAPAALRGRTLDSLRPPEMRCGHHELPPTPATPSEQPRAGGSRQCPHGCSCSPDVRHGSCENRGLQEIPQGFPRDTRLLDLRRNAFGMVPPGAFPGLKELVSLHLQSCSIRALHPGALRGLESLVYLYLTDNRLSTLAATAFEGASRLAYLDLDRNAFTRLPTGAFQLLPNLISLHLQHNAIEELAEGDLAGAGALRWLYLAGNAIKHIAPTALAPTAMLEKLHLEGNQLAEVPTAALQGLPALSELKLSRNPIERMGDRVFLPVASSLQHLYLDNMGLQRISPGAFTGLGPKIRSLHLEGNKMSSMPSMSNFTGLEILNLRDVPFQCDCQLLPLRRWIDKLNLHVGATCGSPTEARGLKVKLSTTFQTCPGWGDKTKAASKPSKKKKSGKSPARGFKKSRA from the exons ATGAGGCTGTCCTGGGGGCTCTTCCTGCTCACGGTGGCACTGGGGGAGACGGCTGCCGCCCGCTGCCCCGCACCCTGTGTCTGCGACAACCTCCGTGCCCACGTCCTGTGCCTCAACGGGAGCCTGACGGCCGTCCCCACCGCCATCCCGCAG AAACTGGACCTTCGGGGCAACAGCTTCTCGGTCATCCCGGCGGGAGCCTTCCTTGGCACCCTGTACCTCACGCACTTGGACCTGCAGCGCTGCAAGGTGGAGAAGCTGGAGGAAGGGGCTTTCCGAGGGCTGGGGAGGCTGGTCTACCTCAACCTGGCCTCCAATGACATAGCCATCCTCTACCAGGAGTCCCTGGACGGGCTGtcctccctccagcagctcaTTCTGGAGGGGAACCGCATTGAGGAGATCCAGCCGGGTGCTTTTGGCCATCTGGGGTCCCTCACTGTCCTCGACCTGAGGACAAATGCCTTGGTCTACCTCCCAGACATGGTCTTCCAGGGCCTGGTGGTCCTCAGGTGGCTCCGGCTGTCCCACAACACCCTCCATGTGCTGGGCAGCGAGGCCTTTGCCGCCCTGCCCGCGCTGCGCAGGCTGAGCCTGGACCACAACGAGCTGCAGGCGTTGCCTGGCGAGGCcctggccaggctggatggggtgaCCCGACTGGACATGGGCCATAACCCCATCACCTGCCTGGCTGAGGAGGCGCTGGCCATGGCCTCCCTGAAGCACCTCTTCCTGGACCACGCAGCCCTGCAGGACGTGGCGGCCGAAGCCTTCACCCGCAGCCCCCGGCTGCGCACGCTGGACCTGCAGGCTAACCAGCTGCAGGGGCTGCCGgccctggctggggctggggcactgGTGAGGGTCAACCTGGCCAGCAaccccctgctctgctcctgcctcctgcGCCCCTTCCACGACTGGCTGGTGAGGGAGCGGGTACAGGTGGAGGGGACCTGTGCGGCACCCGCTGCCCTCCGCGGCCGGACCCTGGACTCGCTGAGGCCCCCTGAGATGAGATGCGGCCATCACGAGCTGCCCCCCACCCCTGCCACACCATCAGAGCAGCCGAGGGCAGGCGGCAGCAGGCAGTGCCCCCACGGGTGCTCCTGCTCCCCCGATGTCCGCCATGGGTCCTGTGAGAACAGGGGCCTGCAGGAGATCCCCCAGGGCTTCCCCAGGGACACCCGCCTGCTCGACCTGCGCCGAAACGCCTTTGGGATGGTGCCACCGGGTGCCTTCCCTggcctgaaggagctggtgtcCCTccacctgcagagctgcagcatcagGGCACTGCACCCTGGGGCGCTGCGGGGACTGGAGAGCCTGGTCTACCTCTACCTCACCGACAACCGCCTCTCCACCCTGGCAGCCACCGCCTTCGAGGGTGCCTCGCGGCTGGCCTACCTCGACCTGGACCGCAATGCCTTCACCCGCCTGCCCACAGGCGccttccagctcctgcccaaCCTCATCTCCCTCCATCTGCAGCACAACGCCATtgaggagctggcagagggtgACCTGGCCGGGGCAGGGGCGCTACGCTGGCTCTACCTTGCCGGTAACGCCATCAAGCACATCGCTCCTACCGCCCTGGCTCCCACCGCGATGCTGGAGAAGCTGCATCTAGAGGGAAACCAGCTGGCAGAGGTGCCCACGGCAGCCCTGCAGGGCCTGCCTGCCCTGAGCGAGCTGAAACTGTCCCGAAACCCCATAGAGCGCATGGGGGACAgagtgttcctgcctgtggcctCCAGCCTGCAGCACCTCTACCTGGACAACATGGGCCTGCAGCGG ATTTCCCCCGGTGCCTTCACTGGCCTTGGCCCCAAGATCCGAAGCCTCCACCTGGAAGGCAACAAGATGAGCAGCATGCCCAGTATGAGCAACTTCACTGGGCTGGAGATCCTCAACCTGCGGGATGTGCCTTTCCAGTGCGActgccagctccttcccctGCGCCG GTGGATCGACAAACTCAACCTCCATGTAGGGGCCACCTGTGGGTCCCCTACAGAAGCCAGAGGGCTGAAAGTGAAGCTTTCCACCACCTTCCAAACCTGCCCTGGCTGGGGAGACAAGACCAAGGCTGCAAGCAAGCccagcaagaaaaagaagtcaGGAAAATCACCAGCCAGAGGCTTCAAGAAGAGCAGAGCTTAG
- the CHADL gene encoding chondroadherin-like protein isoform X2, which yields MRLSWGLFLLTVALGETAAARCPAPCVCDNLRAHVLCLNGSLTAVPTAIPQLTKKLDLRGNSFSVIPAGAFLGTLYLTHLDLQRCKVEKLEEGAFRGLGRLVYLNLASNDIAILYQESLDGLSSLQQLILEGNRIEEIQPGAFGHLGSLTVLDLRTNALVYLPDMVFQGLVVLRWLRLSHNTLHVLGSEAFAALPALRRLSLDHNELQALPGEALARLDGVTRLDMGHNPITCLAEEALAMASLKHLFLDHAALQDVAAEAFTRSPRLRTLDLQANQLQGLPALAGAGALVRVNLASNPLLCSCLLRPFHDWLVRERVQVEGTCAAPAALRGRTLDSLRPPEMRCGHHELPPTPATPSEQPRAGGSRQCPHGCSCSPDVRHGSCENRGLQEIPQGFPRDTRLLDLRRNAFGMVPPGAFPGLKELVSLHLQSCSIRALHPGALRGLESLVYLYLTDNRLSTLAATAFEGASRLAYLDLDRNAFTRLPTGAFQLLPNLISLHLQHNAIEELAEGDLAGAGALRWLYLAGNAIKHIAPTALAPTAMLEKLHLEGNQLAEVPTAALQGLPALSELKLSRNPIERMGDRVFLPVASSLQHLYLDNMGLQRISPGAFTGLGPKIRSLHLEGNKMSSMPSMSNFTGLEILNLRDVPFQCDCQLLPLRRWIDKLNLHVGATCGSPTEARGLKVKLSTTFQTCPGWGDKTKAASKPSKKKKSGKSPARGFKKSRA from the exons ATGAGGCTGTCCTGGGGGCTCTTCCTGCTCACGGTGGCACTGGGGGAGACGGCTGCCGCCCGCTGCCCCGCACCCTGTGTCTGCGACAACCTCCGTGCCCACGTCCTGTGCCTCAACGGGAGCCTGACGGCCGTCCCCACCGCCATCCCGCAG CTCACCAAGAAACTGGACCTTCGGGGCAACAGCTTCTCGGTCATCCCGGCGGGAGCCTTCCTTGGCACCCTGTACCTCACGCACTTGGACCTGCAGCGCTGCAAGGTGGAGAAGCTGGAGGAAGGGGCTTTCCGAGGGCTGGGGAGGCTGGTCTACCTCAACCTGGCCTCCAATGACATAGCCATCCTCTACCAGGAGTCCCTGGACGGGCTGtcctccctccagcagctcaTTCTGGAGGGGAACCGCATTGAGGAGATCCAGCCGGGTGCTTTTGGCCATCTGGGGTCCCTCACTGTCCTCGACCTGAGGACAAATGCCTTGGTCTACCTCCCAGACATGGTCTTCCAGGGCCTGGTGGTCCTCAGGTGGCTCCGGCTGTCCCACAACACCCTCCATGTGCTGGGCAGCGAGGCCTTTGCCGCCCTGCCCGCGCTGCGCAGGCTGAGCCTGGACCACAACGAGCTGCAGGCGTTGCCTGGCGAGGCcctggccaggctggatggggtgaCCCGACTGGACATGGGCCATAACCCCATCACCTGCCTGGCTGAGGAGGCGCTGGCCATGGCCTCCCTGAAGCACCTCTTCCTGGACCACGCAGCCCTGCAGGACGTGGCGGCCGAAGCCTTCACCCGCAGCCCCCGGCTGCGCACGCTGGACCTGCAGGCTAACCAGCTGCAGGGGCTGCCGgccctggctggggctggggcactgGTGAGGGTCAACCTGGCCAGCAaccccctgctctgctcctgcctcctgcGCCCCTTCCACGACTGGCTGGTGAGGGAGCGGGTACAGGTGGAGGGGACCTGTGCGGCACCCGCTGCCCTCCGCGGCCGGACCCTGGACTCGCTGAGGCCCCCTGAGATGAGATGCGGCCATCACGAGCTGCCCCCCACCCCTGCCACACCATCAGAGCAGCCGAGGGCAGGCGGCAGCAGGCAGTGCCCCCACGGGTGCTCCTGCTCCCCCGATGTCCGCCATGGGTCCTGTGAGAACAGGGGCCTGCAGGAGATCCCCCAGGGCTTCCCCAGGGACACCCGCCTGCTCGACCTGCGCCGAAACGCCTTTGGGATGGTGCCACCGGGTGCCTTCCCTggcctgaaggagctggtgtcCCTccacctgcagagctgcagcatcagGGCACTGCACCCTGGGGCGCTGCGGGGACTGGAGAGCCTGGTCTACCTCTACCTCACCGACAACCGCCTCTCCACCCTGGCAGCCACCGCCTTCGAGGGTGCCTCGCGGCTGGCCTACCTCGACCTGGACCGCAATGCCTTCACCCGCCTGCCCACAGGCGccttccagctcctgcccaaCCTCATCTCCCTCCATCTGCAGCACAACGCCATtgaggagctggcagagggtgACCTGGCCGGGGCAGGGGCGCTACGCTGGCTCTACCTTGCCGGTAACGCCATCAAGCACATCGCTCCTACCGCCCTGGCTCCCACCGCGATGCTGGAGAAGCTGCATCTAGAGGGAAACCAGCTGGCAGAGGTGCCCACGGCAGCCCTGCAGGGCCTGCCTGCCCTGAGCGAGCTGAAACTGTCCCGAAACCCCATAGAGCGCATGGGGGACAgagtgttcctgcctgtggcctCCAGCCTGCAGCACCTCTACCTGGACAACATGGGCCTGCAGCGG ATTTCCCCCGGTGCCTTCACTGGCCTTGGCCCCAAGATCCGAAGCCTCCACCTGGAAGGCAACAAGATGAGCAGCATGCCCAGTATGAGCAACTTCACTGGGCTGGAGATCCTCAACCTGCGGGATGTGCCTTTCCAGTGCGActgccagctccttcccctGCGCCG GTGGATCGACAAACTCAACCTCCATGTAGGGGCCACCTGTGGGTCCCCTACAGAAGCCAGAGGGCTGAAAGTGAAGCTTTCCACCACCTTCCAAACCTGCCCTGGCTGGGGAGACAAGACCAAGGCTGCAAGCAAGCccagcaagaaaaagaagtcaGGAAAATCACCAGCCAGAGGCTTCAAGAAGAGCAGAGCTTAG